In Blastopirellula sediminis, the following proteins share a genomic window:
- a CDS encoding rhomboid family intramembrane serine protease: MFIPYSTDAPLYHAPIATTSLIVVNTLLLFLWPVHFPEYQGSYSLPDLYEQMEAAHDYGELSDEEWREFQEAYAEEEETGEENAETYDPADDFDWRTLHYGDGIKPWQWLTGNFMHADFWHLLGNMLILWPFGALIEGKIGWKRFLLLYAGIGIFQSMVEQFLFLFLAEPTFSLGASAIIFGLIAIALVWAPMNEVNCFLLLGFRPIMFALPVSVYCAFSIAFELLILYFTYDPLQGGLISSSFFHAFGAFIGLAVGIVMVRKEWVDCENYDFFTVYFGNPDAPREEKVDETGLKAARLRSANLGLEQIRQILREGGDPALAYRAHLKLGHSNPDWYLPEEDLLEIIQSFLKQKRSQDALPAMIEYARRGGAKETPVRLRIAHVMVEGESRPGQALQVLSKVDPAKLGAQDRQRYDAIRKKAQEMKAAGVVEPAAEDI; encoded by the coding sequence ATGTTCATTCCGTATTCCACCGACGCGCCACTTTATCACGCGCCGATCGCGACCACTTCGTTGATCGTCGTCAACACGCTGCTCCTCTTTCTGTGGCCGGTCCATTTCCCCGAGTATCAAGGGTCGTATTCGCTTCCAGATCTCTACGAACAAATGGAAGCGGCGCACGACTACGGCGAATTGAGCGATGAGGAATGGAGGGAATTCCAGGAAGCGTACGCTGAAGAGGAAGAGACGGGTGAGGAAAATGCGGAGACGTACGATCCTGCTGACGACTTTGACTGGCGTACGCTGCACTACGGCGACGGCATCAAGCCGTGGCAATGGCTGACCGGCAACTTCATGCATGCCGACTTCTGGCACTTGCTTGGCAATATGCTGATCCTCTGGCCGTTTGGTGCGCTGATCGAAGGGAAGATCGGCTGGAAGCGTTTCTTGCTGCTCTACGCGGGGATCGGCATCTTTCAATCGATGGTCGAGCAGTTCCTGTTTCTGTTCCTCGCTGAGCCGACCTTTTCGCTCGGCGCGTCAGCGATCATCTTCGGATTGATCGCGATTGCGTTGGTCTGGGCGCCGATGAACGAGGTCAACTGCTTTCTCCTGCTCGGCTTTCGCCCGATCATGTTCGCGCTGCCGGTTTCGGTTTACTGCGCCTTCAGCATCGCCTTTGAGTTGCTGATCCTGTACTTCACGTACGATCCGCTGCAGGGAGGCCTGATCAGTAGCAGCTTCTTCCACGCCTTTGGAGCCTTTATCGGACTTGCGGTCGGCATTGTGATGGTGCGCAAAGAGTGGGTCGATTGCGAAAACTACGATTTCTTCACCGTCTACTTCGGCAACCCGGACGCGCCGCGGGAAGAGAAAGTGGACGAGACAGGTCTCAAAGCGGCGCGGCTTCGCTCAGCCAACTTGGGCCTCGAGCAGATTCGCCAGATCTTGCGTGAAGGAGGCGATCCGGCCCTCGCCTATCGCGCCCATCTGAAGCTTGGACATTCCAATCCCGATTGGTACCTGCCGGAAGAAGACCTGCTGGAGATCATCCAAAGCTTTCTGAAACAAAAGCGAAGCCAAGACGCACTGCCGGCGATGATCGAATACGCGCGGCGTGGCGGTGCGAAAGAAACGCCGGTCCGATTGCGGATCGCCCACGTGATGGTCGAAGGGGAGTCTCGTCCTGGGCAAGCGTTGCAGGTTCTGTCGAAAGTCGATCCGGCGAAGCTTGGGGCGCAAGATCGCCAACGTTATGACGCGATTCGCAAGAAGGCCCAAGAAATGAAAGCCGCCGGCGTTGTAGAGCCGGCGGCGGAAGATATTTAG
- the glpK gene encoding glycerol kinase GlpK, with the protein MQQYILAFDQGTTSSRSIVFDHHGKIVGQSQQEFRQILPTPGHVEHDPEDIWRTQIETAKAAIAAAQIGIEQIIAIGVTNQRETTLLWDRATGKPVANAIVWQSRISTPICHQLSHDGHGALIREKSGLVVDPYFSGTKIRYLLDSDPALRRRAEAGELCFGTVDSFLLWRLTGGRLHVTDVTNASRTMLMNIHTLEWDPELLEILDVPAAILPEIRSCSEVYGMTDVSILGRRIPIAGIAGDQQAATFGQTCFDVGSAKNTYGTGAFMLMNVGHQPVASENNLLTTVGWKVGNQTTYCLEGSVFVAGAVVQWLRDGLGVIETSSDIEPLAHSVPDNGGVYFVPAFVGLGAPYWDPRARGTILGLTRGTTAGHIARAAVESMAFQTRDLVEAMQRDAGVKLAQLQVDGGAAVNDELMQFQADLLGTKVRRPQVFETTALGAAYLAGLAVGYWDDFDSLKRNWQLDREFDASADEGQIEKMYGQWLRAVGRSRDWAQEE; encoded by the coding sequence GTGCAACAATACATCCTCGCCTTTGATCAAGGAACGACATCGAGTCGCTCGATCGTCTTTGATCATCACGGCAAGATCGTCGGCCAAAGCCAACAAGAATTTCGCCAGATCCTCCCGACGCCGGGACATGTCGAGCATGATCCGGAAGACATCTGGCGCACGCAAATCGAAACGGCCAAAGCGGCGATCGCCGCCGCCCAGATCGGCATCGAGCAGATTATCGCCATCGGCGTCACCAACCAGCGTGAAACGACGCTGCTGTGGGACCGTGCCACCGGCAAGCCGGTCGCCAATGCGATCGTCTGGCAAAGTCGAATCTCGACGCCGATCTGCCATCAGTTGTCGCATGACGGACATGGCGCTCTCATCCGCGAAAAGTCAGGCCTGGTCGTCGACCCTTACTTTTCCGGCACGAAAATCCGCTATCTGCTCGACTCCGATCCTGCGCTGCGCCGCCGTGCGGAAGCCGGCGAGCTTTGTTTCGGCACGGTCGATTCGTTCCTCCTCTGGCGATTGACCGGCGGCCGACTGCACGTCACCGACGTGACCAACGCCAGCCGGACGATGTTGATGAACATCCATACGCTCGAGTGGGATCCGGAGCTTCTAGAAATCCTGGACGTCCCTGCGGCGATCCTGCCCGAAATTCGCAGCTGCAGCGAAGTCTACGGCATGACCGACGTTTCGATATTGGGACGCAGAATTCCGATCGCCGGGATCGCCGGCGACCAACAAGCGGCGACGTTCGGGCAAACCTGCTTCGATGTCGGCAGCGCGAAAAATACCTACGGCACCGGCGCCTTCATGCTGATGAACGTCGGGCATCAGCCGGTCGCTTCCGAGAACAACCTGCTGACCACCGTCGGCTGGAAAGTCGGTAATCAGACGACCTATTGCCTGGAAGGGTCAGTCTTCGTCGCCGGCGCCGTCGTCCAGTGGCTCCGTGATGGACTGGGCGTCATCGAAACTTCCAGCGACATCGAACCGCTCGCCCATTCAGTGCCGGACAACGGCGGCGTCTACTTTGTGCCGGCGTTCGTCGGCCTCGGAGCGCCGTATTGGGATCCCCGGGCTCGCGGGACGATTCTCGGTCTGACCCGCGGCACGACGGCCGGACATATCGCCCGAGCGGCGGTCGAATCGATGGCGTTCCAAACCCGCGATCTGGTCGAAGCGATGCAGCGCGACGCCGGGGTGAAGCTCGCCCAGTTGCAAGTTGACGGGGGCGCGGCAGTCAATGACGAATTGATGCAGTTCCAAGCCGATCTGCTCGGAACGAAGGTCCGCCGCCCGCAGGTCTTTGAGACGACTGCCCTCGGCGCCGCGTATCTCGCCGGCCTGGCGGTCGGTTATTGGGACGATTTCGATTCGCTGAAGCGCAATTGGCAACTCGATCGCGAGTTCGACGCCAGCGCCGACGAAGGGCAAATCGAAAAGATGTACGGACAATGGTTACGTGCGGTTGGGCGGAGCCGCGACTGGGCGCAAGAAGAATAG
- a CDS encoding glycerol-3-phosphate dehydrogenase/oxidase: MATDRFNVGPIVVLGAGINGAAIARELTLQGADVLLVDAEDLAGGTTSYSSRLIHGGLRYLEYAEISLVRESLTERDRLLRLASELVHPLELVIPVGNRFSGLISGAQRFFFKTGAAPKDGRGSLVVRLGLTLYDRFASGAVPGHRRLTSAQFAQSGLSTEKFFTAFSYYDAQLTFPEQFVLALVQDAQAAAKEEGGAFSLRTYQHVRREAETLFFSTIHPNHGSDGGGEVAVTPAAVINAAGPWVDTALAGLNVPSPRLIGGTKGSHLITRAPDLCKTLGPRGVYAEAADGRPIFILPWNNACLIGTTDIRYDGDPAEAVAEPDEIEYLIDATNMIFPDVGLTRDDIQQHYCGVRPLPAVGEGATSSITRSHVVHRHPGAPFPLYSIIGGKLTTCRSLAEDVVKVVLPDLGQEVPRNSRDRALPPANFGETPLDAPLLPDVNAPIAHSAYAIEHLAAKTLSDLVERRLMLVFDPNLSRQCLCVLAEQLADAGWLQRQEIDAEVDHYIHRLQKRYGKRVS; this comes from the coding sequence ATGGCGACGGATCGCTTCAATGTGGGACCCATCGTGGTGCTGGGCGCCGGCATCAACGGCGCTGCCATCGCCCGCGAACTGACTCTGCAAGGCGCCGACGTTCTGCTGGTCGACGCGGAAGATCTCGCCGGCGGTACGACCAGCTATTCGTCACGGCTGATTCACGGCGGCCTTCGCTATCTGGAATACGCCGAGATCTCCCTCGTCCGCGAGTCGCTGACCGAACGGGATCGTCTGCTTCGTTTGGCGTCGGAACTGGTCCATCCGCTGGAATTGGTCATCCCGGTCGGCAATCGCTTTTCCGGACTGATCAGCGGCGCCCAGCGGTTCTTCTTCAAGACGGGGGCCGCTCCCAAAGATGGTCGCGGTTCGCTGGTCGTTCGGCTCGGTTTGACGTTGTACGATCGCTTCGCCAGCGGCGCGGTGCCGGGACATCGTCGACTCACTTCCGCGCAGTTCGCCCAGTCTGGACTGAGTACCGAGAAGTTTTTCACCGCCTTCAGCTACTACGACGCGCAGCTGACCTTTCCTGAGCAGTTCGTCCTGGCGCTGGTGCAAGACGCTCAGGCCGCGGCGAAAGAGGAGGGGGGCGCCTTTTCTCTGCGGACCTATCAACATGTTCGCCGCGAAGCGGAAACCCTCTTCTTCTCGACGATTCATCCCAACCATGGCAGCGACGGCGGGGGCGAAGTCGCCGTCACGCCGGCCGCGGTGATCAACGCCGCCGGACCCTGGGTCGATACCGCCCTAGCCGGACTGAACGTCCCGTCGCCCCGTTTGATCGGCGGCACGAAAGGGAGCCATTTGATCACCCGGGCGCCTGACCTGTGCAAGACGCTTGGCCCCCGCGGCGTCTATGCCGAAGCGGCTGATGGGCGACCGATCTTTATCCTGCCGTGGAACAACGCCTGTTTGATCGGGACGACCGACATTCGCTACGACGGCGATCCGGCCGAAGCGGTCGCGGAACCAGACGAAATTGAGTACCTGATCGACGCGACCAACATGATCTTCCCTGACGTCGGCTTGACCCGCGACGATATCCAGCAACATTACTGCGGCGTTCGTCCGTTGCCGGCGGTTGGCGAAGGAGCGACCTCGTCGATCACACGCAGTCACGTCGTGCATCGCCACCCTGGCGCCCCATTTCCGCTCTACTCGATCATCGGCGGCAAGCTGACGACCTGTCGATCGTTGGCCGAAGACGTTGTGAAAGTGGTGCTCCCGGATCTCGGCCAGGAAGTCCCCCGCAATTCGCGCGACCGCGCGTTGCCGCCCGCCAACTTTGGCGAAACTCCGCTCGACGCGCCGCTGCTGCCCGACGTCAATGCTCCAATCGCCCACTCAGCCTACGCCATCGAACACCTCGCGGCAAAGACCCTTTCGGACCTGGTCGAGCGTCGACTGATGCTTGTCTTCGATCCCAATTTGTCGCGACAATGCCTTTGCGTCTTGGCGGAACAGTTGGCCGACGCCGGCTGGCTCCAGCGTCAAGAGATCGACGCCGAGGTCGACCACTACATCCATCGTTTGCAGAAACGTTACGGCAAACGAGTCTCCTGA
- a CDS encoding response regulator, whose translation MSTRVLVADDSSTMRKIILRSLQAVGVPTATEAADGDEALKIFKPGDFDLVLTDWNMPGKNGLEVVQEIRKIDKDVKIMMVTTEAEKSRVLEAIQAGVSDYLVKPFTADTLREKLEKHGC comes from the coding sequence ATGTCCACTCGAGTTCTTGTTGCTGACGACTCAAGCACGATGCGCAAAATCATTCTCCGTTCGCTCCAAGCCGTAGGCGTTCCGACCGCGACCGAAGCGGCGGATGGCGACGAAGCGCTCAAGATTTTCAAGCCGGGCGATTTCGACCTGGTGCTGACCGACTGGAACATGCCGGGCAAGAATGGCCTGGAAGTCGTTCAAGAGATTCGCAAGATCGACAAGGACGTCAAGATCATGATGGTCACGACCGAAGCCGAAAAGTCGCGCGTTTTGGAAGCGATTCAAGCCGGCGTCTCGGACTATTTGGTCAAGCCGTTCACGGCCGACACGCTTCGCGAAAAGCTGGAAAAGCACGGCTGCTAA
- a CDS encoding chemotaxis protein CheW, whose translation MSATIQDIGSERMTSGTHGETANSMQLVSFRLAQEEYGIEITRVQEIILMGEITRVPQTPEFIKGLINLRNTVIPIVDLRRRFGLPEEKASDETRIMVMNVAGKTIGIIVDAVSEVLRIGKDQIAPPPPTVAGLGRDYLTGLVKLDKRLLILLDMDKILTSGESVIVESL comes from the coding sequence TTGTCCGCCACGATTCAAGACATCGGTTCGGAGCGTATGACGAGCGGTACGCACGGCGAAACCGCCAACTCAATGCAGTTGGTCAGTTTTCGTCTCGCTCAAGAGGAATACGGCATTGAGATCACCCGCGTTCAGGAAATCATCCTGATGGGCGAGATCACGCGAGTTCCGCAAACTCCGGAGTTCATCAAGGGACTGATCAATCTTCGCAATACGGTCATTCCGATCGTCGACTTGCGTCGCCGCTTTGGCCTGCCGGAAGAAAAGGCCAGCGACGAAACCCGCATCATGGTCATGAACGTCGCAGGCAAGACGATCGGCATCATTGTCGACGCCGTCAGCGAAGTCTTGCGAATCGGGAAAGATCAGATCGCTCCTCCGCCGCCGACGGTGGCCGGTTTGGGGCGAGACTATCTGACCGGTTTGGTCAAGCTCGACAAACGACTGCTCATTCTGCTCGATATGGACAAGATCCTGACGAGCGGCGAGAGCGTCATCGTCGAGTCGCTATAA
- a CDS encoding methyl-accepting chemotaxis protein: MAATNSRTKPTAGDQLKRELSLAKAMSDNSPINILVADRDLVITYANAASINTLKQLRKFLPIDPEKIVGQSIDIFHKDPAHQRRMLANPSNLPHRTTIQIGDQYADLLVSPTFDAAGEYLGPMVTWEVITEKRRLSQAAAEMTAMVENAPINIMLANRDNVITYLNPASVRTLKTLEKHLPCKVDEMVGQKIDIFHKDPSYQRNILKDAGNLPRNATIEVAGEKLDLLVSPTFDAEGKYSGAMVTWSVVTEKLKLEKAAAEKTAIIENAPINLMLADRNGIITYINPASERTLRSISSILPIPVEKIVGASYDIFHANPSKQRQLLADPKNLPHKTSFELRGEWFALEAAAIYDDKGEYIGPMVSWELITDRVNAEKAEQARLEREREEQEILKTKVDSLLGVVEAAAKGDLTREVTVEGVDAIGTLAGGLKKMVVDLRDVIGRVIESGSQFAEGAGLIAENSQQMAQGAQTQSASVEEMSASIEELTRSIEAVKDNAGEANKVAVDTSRMAEEGGAAVQKSVEAMDLIKNSSEQISEIIQVISEIASQTNLLALNAAIEAARAGEHGLGFAVVADEVRKLAERSSEAAKEISSLIKESTQRVQDGAKLSEQAGASLEKIIHGVEATAAKIAEIATATVEQAQSANEVANAIQSISHVTEQNAASAEEMASSSEELGAQAETLRNLVSRFRTE; this comes from the coding sequence ATGGCAGCCACCAATTCACGCACCAAACCGACCGCGGGCGATCAACTGAAACGCGAACTCTCGCTCGCCAAGGCGATGAGCGACAACTCCCCCATCAACATTCTGGTCGCCGATCGCGACCTGGTCATCACCTACGCGAACGCCGCCAGCATCAACACGCTGAAGCAACTGCGGAAGTTCCTGCCGATCGATCCGGAAAAGATCGTCGGACAGTCGATCGACATCTTCCACAAAGACCCGGCCCACCAGCGCCGCATGCTGGCCAATCCGAGCAACTTGCCGCATCGCACCACCATCCAAATCGGCGATCAATACGCTGACCTGCTGGTCAGCCCGACCTTCGACGCCGCCGGCGAATACCTCGGCCCGATGGTGACCTGGGAAGTGATCACTGAAAAGCGTCGCTTGTCGCAAGCCGCCGCCGAAATGACCGCGATGGTCGAAAACGCGCCGATCAACATCATGTTGGCCAACCGCGACAACGTCATCACCTACTTGAATCCGGCCAGCGTTCGCACGCTGAAGACGCTGGAAAAGCATCTGCCGTGCAAAGTGGACGAGATGGTCGGCCAGAAGATCGACATCTTCCACAAAGATCCGTCGTACCAACGCAATATTCTGAAAGACGCCGGCAATCTGCCGCGTAACGCCACCATCGAAGTCGCTGGCGAAAAGCTCGATCTGCTCGTCAGCCCGACCTTCGACGCGGAAGGCAAGTATTCGGGCGCCATGGTGACCTGGAGCGTCGTTACCGAAAAGTTGAAGCTAGAAAAGGCCGCGGCGGAAAAGACGGCGATCATCGAAAACGCGCCGATCAACCTGATGCTGGCCGATCGCAACGGCATCATCACCTACATCAACCCGGCCTCGGAACGAACCCTGCGTTCGATCTCGTCGATTCTGCCGATTCCGGTCGAAAAGATCGTTGGCGCTTCGTACGACATTTTCCACGCCAATCCGAGCAAGCAGCGTCAGCTGCTGGCCGATCCGAAGAACCTGCCGCACAAGACGAGCTTCGAGCTTCGCGGCGAATGGTTCGCTCTGGAAGCGGCCGCCATTTACGACGACAAGGGCGAGTACATCGGCCCGATGGTCTCGTGGGAACTGATCACCGATCGCGTCAACGCCGAGAAGGCCGAACAAGCTCGCTTGGAACGCGAACGGGAAGAGCAGGAAATCCTGAAGACGAAGGTCGACTCGCTGTTGGGCGTAGTCGAAGCGGCGGCCAAGGGGGACCTGACTCGCGAAGTGACGGTTGAAGGCGTTGATGCCATCGGCACCTTGGCGGGCGGCTTGAAGAAGATGGTCGTCGACCTCCGCGACGTGATCGGCCGCGTGATCGAAAGCGGCAGCCAGTTCGCCGAAGGCGCCGGTCTGATCGCCGAGAACTCGCAGCAAATGGCTCAAGGCGCCCAGACGCAAAGCGCCTCGGTCGAAGAAATGAGCGCCTCGATTGAAGAGTTGACTCGCTCGATCGAAGCGGTCAAAGACAACGCCGGCGAAGCGAACAAAGTCGCCGTCGACACCAGCCGCATGGCCGAAGAAGGGGGCGCCGCCGTTCAGAAGTCGGTCGAAGCGATGGACCTGATCAAGAACTCCTCGGAGCAGATCAGCGAAATCATCCAGGTGATTTCGGAAATCGCCAGCCAGACCAACCTGCTGGCCTTGAACGCTGCGATCGAAGCGGCCCGCGCCGGCGAACATGGCCTCGGCTTCGCGGTCGTCGCCGACGAAGTTCGCAAACTGGCCGAACGCTCGAGCGAAGCGGCCAAGGAAATCTCGTCGCTCATTAAAGAGTCGACCCAACGCGTTCAGGACGGCGCCAAGCTGAGCGAACAAGCCGGCGCCTCGCTCGAGAAGATCATTCACGGCGTCGAAGCGACCGCCGCGAAGATCGCCGAGATCGCGACTGCGACCGTCGAACAGGCTCAAAGCGCCAACGAAGTCGCCAACGCGATCCAATCGATTTCGCACGTGACCGAACAGAACGCGGCCTCGGCGGAAGAGATGGCATCGAGCAGCGAAGAGTTGGGCGCGCAAGCCGAAACGTTGCGTAACCTGGTTTCGCGGTTCCGCACCGAGTAA
- a CDS encoding CheR family methyltransferase, which yields MTVRPSHELVTDLQLKRYAKLIYDVAGVEISPQKKQLLSNRVRRRLKVTGIANFEDYYETLVSLPVTDDEWDHFLQEVTTHETYLFRDDSNWNWFRNEYLPQLTSEARLGVRKKSLRVWSAACSTGDEACTVACCAAEGLAGQAGWDVKIVGTDIGVGAVREANAARFGERSMRLVPEPLKKRFFDQAKNTPFWTPKSQLRNMMSFRQHNLLDPLRERPFDVVLLKNVLIYFNTESKKRVLENVNRVMLPGSILVLGAAEGVSDLLDGYERIRPWLYRCVNAASPPSGKAGV from the coding sequence ATGACCGTAAGACCTAGCCATGAACTGGTGACCGACTTGCAACTGAAGCGGTACGCCAAATTGATCTACGATGTCGCCGGCGTGGAAATCTCGCCGCAGAAGAAGCAGTTGCTCTCGAATCGCGTGCGTCGACGGTTGAAAGTGACCGGCATCGCCAATTTCGAGGACTACTACGAGACGCTCGTTTCGTTGCCGGTCACCGACGACGAATGGGATCACTTCCTGCAAGAGGTGACGACCCACGAAACTTATCTGTTTCGAGACGATAGCAACTGGAACTGGTTTCGCAACGAGTACTTGCCGCAGTTGACGTCGGAAGCTCGGCTCGGCGTGCGGAAGAAGTCGCTCCGCGTCTGGTCGGCCGCTTGCAGCACCGGCGACGAAGCTTGCACCGTCGCTTGTTGCGCCGCCGAAGGGCTGGCCGGACAAGCTGGCTGGGACGTCAAGATTGTCGGCACCGATATCGGCGTTGGCGCCGTCCGTGAAGCGAACGCCGCTCGCTTCGGCGAACGGTCGATGCGACTTGTTCCGGAGCCGCTGAAGAAGAGATTCTTCGATCAAGCGAAGAATACGCCGTTTTGGACGCCGAAATCGCAGCTGCGAAACATGATGTCGTTTCGGCAGCATAACTTGCTCGATCCGCTCCGAGAACGCCCGTTTGACGTCGTCCTTTTGAAGAACGTATTGATCTACTTCAATACCGAGTCGAAGAAGCGCGTCCTCGAAAACGTCAATCGCGTCATGCTGCCGGGTTCCATCCTGGTGCTGGGCGCCGCCGAAGGAGTCAGCGATCTGCTGGACGGATACGAACGAATTCGTCCTTGGTTGTACCGATGCGTCAATGCGGCCAGTCCGCCAAGCGGAAAGGCGGGTGTCTAA